A segment of the Microthrixaceae bacterium genome:
ACAAGTTGCCCATCACCACGTACTGGGTGAACACCAGCACCGAATCGCCGGCGTCGCAGATCGCGTCGACGAGTTCGTCGAATGCCTCCAACTTCCCGGAACGATGTTCGAGCGGCCCCTCCTGTTTGAGGTATTGCGCCGGGTGATTGCAGATCTGCTTGAGGGCGGTGAGCAGTTTGAACACCAGGCCTCGCCGCGCCAGTCCACTCGCTGCCTCGATCTCGACCATGAGCTCCTGCGACACCGCGCGGTACAGTCCGGCCTGTTCGGCGCTCAGCACGACGGGATGCACGGTCTCGGTTTTCGGCGGCAGCTCGGGGACGATGTCGGGGTCGTCTTTGCGACGTCGCAGCACGAACGGGGCGATCAACCGGGCGAACCGTTCGGTGGCGAGCGGGTCGCGGTCGCGTTCGATGGGAATGGCGATGCGCCGTCGGAATGTCTCCAGCGAACCCAGCAACCCCGGTGTCGTCCAGTCGAGCAGCGCCCACAGGTCGGCCAGTCGGTTCTCGACGGGAGTACCGGTCATCGCCAGGCGCGAACCGGAGGTGAAACGGCGCATGGCGCGAGCCGTCGCCGAGGTCGGGTTCTTGATGTGCTGAGCCTCGTCGGCGACGACGAGTTGCCAGTCGATCTCGACCAACTCGTCAATGTCTCGACGGGCGAGCCCATAGGTGGTGACCACCACGTCATCGGCACCCAACGTCGGCAGGCTGCGCTCGAGGCCGACGTAGGCGACGCATCGCAGGCTGGGCGCGAATCGGGTGATCTCGCGTTGCCAGTTCGCCACGACCGATGCCGGACAGACCACCAGCGTCGGTCCGATCGCGGTCACATCGGGGTCGTCGAGACGGCGCAGCAACGTTGCGATCACCTGGATCGTCTTGCCGAGACCCATGTCATCTGCGAGGACCCCACCGAGGCGGAGCCGAGCCATCTCGTCGATCCACGCGACTCCGCGCCGCTGGTAGGGACGAAGCGTTGCGTTCAGCCCGAACGGATCGACCGCGTCGTGCAACGCCCCCGCCGAACGCACGCGTTCGGCGAGGTCGGCGATCGGACCGGCGACGTCAACCTCGACAAACTGTCCGTCGAAGCTCACGAATCCGCCGAGCGCAGCGGCGAGCGCGTCCGAGGCACGGAGGGTGTCACGACGTCCGATTCGCGAGATGACCGCCGCGTCGACCACCACCCACTCGCCGCGCAGTTTCACAACGGGCCGCTGCGCGTCAGCGAGGCGCTGCAGCTCCTCTTCCGACACCGGCTCCCCGTCGACCGTGGCGCGCCACGTCAGATCGACCACCGCCGACAGGTCGAGGCCACCGACCCCATCGCGCTGCCAGCCGGAATCGACGGTCGCATGGGCGCGAAGCGACCGGGTCAACGCCGCGGGCACCAGAATCTCAAGGCCCGCCATCGTCAGCCCGGAGGCGGCGTTGGCGAGGAGTTCCATCGCTTCGGAATCGTCGAGTTCCATCCCGACCGGCTCGGGCAGTTCCAACAGACGCTCGAGGGGCTTCCACCGCTCGGCCCCGCGGCGCAGGGTGCGCAACACCTCCAACTCTGCGCTGCGATCCACCCAGTCGACCTCGCCGGCCCACAACTGCGCAGCACTCGAAATCACGGCCGGGTCGCTGGTGGAGCGCACCTGAACCTCACACGTGAACGCGAGCCCCTCATCCAGAGGTGGGATCACCCGCAACCCCACCGTGACACGCTCGTGCACCTCGGTGCCCGCCAGTCGGGAACGGAGCCGAGACACGTCGACCGCAGCGCCGGTCGCCCACGCCACCTGGTCGACCGCAACCGCCGCTCCCGGCGTTCGAGGCATCGAGTCCACGACCGCAGCGATCAGGCCATGAACGACCTCAGCCGCCGCCTGCATCCGCTCCGCCCCGACACCGGTCGCGATGCAGTGCGCACTCGGGGGCAGGTGTGTCACCAACAGCGACCGGACGATGAGGTCATCGGAGGTGAGCGGCGACACCACCCAGCGGTCGGTACCGTCGTCGGACACCGAGGGTTGCAGCAGGCCGCGGGCGACCAAGCCGAGCGCCGACCGCACCACCCGCGCTAGCGCATGGGTCGAGGCCATCTCGTTCGACGAACCCATCAACCAGTCGATCGCGGCCGCCATCGGCAGGAAGACCGCATCCACCTCAACCCGTTCAACCCCGACGTCACCGGGGATCACCACATCGATCGAGCCGCGCGCCCCCAGGGATTCGAGCGCATCCACGACTTCGGGGTCGCGGTGCCACAGGGCCAGCCGCGAGGACCTCGGCGGTTCGGCGGGGATGAATGCTGCGTGTACCCGACCTGGCCGGGACAGAAACGTCGAACCTGTCATCGACGCCCCCGAATCCGCCCGTCACCGCTCCAACGCATAGCCGAACAGTCTACGGGGCAATCCGGAGGGTTCCGTCGCTCAGGCGTCCGCCACGGCGGCGTTGTGCTGGCGGTTCAACCATCCCAACAGCACCGCGATCGCCCGAGGGTCGTGGCGCAACTCGTGACCGCCTCCGGCGATGATTCGCAATTCAGCATTCCCATGCGCGTCGGCAATCGCACGCGCGTCGATACTCGGAACGAGGTCATCGACCTCACCGTGCATCACCAGAAGCGGCCGCGGCGCCAAACGCTCGGCTGCTGACACCGCCGTGAGCCCACGAAACTCCCCCGCCCATCGGTCGAAGTCGAAGGGATACCCGGGAGTCTTGATCACGCCAACGCTTCGAGAGTGCTCGACGAGGCGACGGGGATGGCGTGCCCAATCGCTGAAATCCGCCGGTGCGGAGACGGCGGCCACTCCGCGAACGTCGGGTCGACGAGCGCCGGCGCACAACGTGAGGGCGCCACCGCTGCCGAAGCCCGCCAACCACACGGCGCTCGCCCCGAGATCCTGCAGATGGCTGACGGCCGCCTCGATGTCTTGCACCCATCCGCTGAGCGAGAAGTCGCCCTCGGACCTGCCGCAACCGCGAAAATTCATCGTCATCGCGAGCCAGCCCATCTCGTGTGCGATGCGATCGGCCAACTCCGGAAACGACTTGCCGGAAGCCGGAGCCTCACGGCCCCGAACAGGAAACCCATGACACACGACGACCCCGGGCAGCAGCGATTCGGGGATGCCGCGATCCTGTGTCGGGCGGGCAATGTGCGCCGAAAGGCGTAAGCCGTCGACCTCGAGCACCGAGTCCATCGTCGCTTCGCCGGCCATGATGCGGCGACGAGCTAGTTCGCCGCGGACTCGGCGGTGCGTCGTTGCGGACCGAACAGGCGATAGCCGCGGTTGCGCGCCTCATCGAGGGTGTCGGGCCCGAAACACAGATACGTCTCGGCCGCCATCAACTCGTCGATGACCGACCGATACTCGTCGTCGAGTTCGTCGATGTCGTACACAACCTGGCTGCGCTTGTCACCGACGTAGCGGTTGTGTTCGAACTTACCGAGGCGCTTCATAGCGGCGATGTTACGCGCCTTTCGGTCCGGTGCCGAAACCGTCGCGCCCCGGTTCGTCCCTCCGCGACTACGGGGTTGCGACCTGCGGGCCGACCGCGCCGATCCGCCGGTAGTACTCGGCCTGCTGCAACAGCACGGCCGCGACTTGTTCGTCGGTCAGTTCGAGATCCGATTCGTCGGCTTTGCCGAGAATCCATGCGACCGGCTCGTCGTCGTCGACGACCACCAGCTCGTCGTTCACCTCGGCGTCGGTTCGGTAGGACGCGACCCCCTTGGCTTGCATGTAGTCGAGATGCCACAGCAGCACCTGGCGCACCTCGTCGTAGCTCAGCACCGCCGTCATTTCCGCGGGGAGTCGATCGCCCACGAAGATCACCGCCGTGTCGAGGTCGTAGACGGCCGGTCGCGCCTTTTCACCCTGCTGCGACACCACGGAACCCACCGCGACCGCTGCAATGACGAACGCGCTCAACGCGCTGAGCACGACAAACAACCAGATCACGACCCCGACGCTAGTGCTTGCCAGCGCACTTGCTCCCGCACACCGGTTTCCCGATAGCCCCCTTGCGTCGCCCGCGCTCCTTCCGTACCGTCCCCGAGTGGGTCGGCTGGCCCAAGAACGAAAGGCGACTTGGAATGAAACTTCGCAGGCTGGGGGCCGGCGTCGCGCTTGGGGCGCTCGTATTCTCTGCGTTCACTGGCGGTGTCATCACCAGCCAAGCTGGTGCAAACTCCGATCCGGGCGGGGCGACGACGCCCCAACGCGCTGCCGTAGCGTCGACGGTCGCAGCGGGCTACGGCAACACGTGTGCCGTCGTGTCTGGCACGGTTCGTTGCTGGGGCGGCACAACATCGGGTATCACCGGTGGCGCTCCGGCGGACATCTTGAGCGCGGCGAGCGCCGCCACACTCGCCTTGCCGGGCGGGGCGACCGCAGCCAGCGTTTCGGTCGGCCGCGACCACGCTTGCGCGCTCTCGACCGCCGGCGACGTGTCGTGTTGGGGCAACGACGCGTACGGACGCGTCAGCGGTTCCCAGACGGCCACCCATGTCGGCGAGATCATTGAAACGCCCACCAAGGTGATCGTTCCGGGCAAAGCCGTTCAGGTGGCGGCCGGCTGGAACTTCTCATGTGCGCTACTGACGAGCGGCGCGGTGTCGTGTTGGGGACAGGTCGGGGGCGGCAGCACCGGTCCGACGCAGTTCCCGAGCACGGTCGTGCTGGCGTCCCAGGCCACCTCGATCACCGCAGGTCGTCAACATGCCTGCGCCGTGTTGAGCAATGGGTCGCTGCAGTGCTGGGGCTACAACGGCTATGGAGCAACCGGACAAGGGAGCGCCAACGCCAACGGGATGATCACCCTGTCCGGCCGGCCGATCGTCGCCGCGTCGGCATCGTACTTCCACACCTGCGCCGTCACCGCTGGCGGCGAGGTGTACTGCTGGGGCGACGCCGAACACGGCCGCCTCGGACTCGGTCGCTCCGTCGACAGCGGAACCTCACCGGTGATCGGCGACAACGAGCCGGTCGATGCGTTCGGCGCGGTCAACCTCGGGCCAGACAAGGCCGTTCAGGTCTCCGCCGGGTATGACTACACCTGCGTCGTGTTGAATACGTCGAAGGTGCGTTGTTTCGGGATGAATTCGGTGGGCCAGCTCGGACTCGGAGGCAACGTCGCTGCGGTCGGCGCCGAAACCGCGCCCGACAGTGGATGGTTCTACCTCGGCGACAACGAGTTGGTGACCACGGTTTCACCGATCGCGCTGCCCGGAGACACCGCCGCAATCACGGCGGGTGTCTACCACGCCTGCGCGACCTCGACCACAGGAGCGATCACCTGCTGGGGCAACGGCGAAGGCGGGCGGTTGGGCTATGGGGACACCATTCGGCGCGGACAGCAACAGGACGGCTTCTTGAACCAGGCCATCGGGCTGTCGGTCGCACCGCTCACGCCTGGCGGCACGACCACGACCGCTGCTCCCACGACGAGCGCTGCACCTACGACGAGCGCTGCACCTACGACGAGCGCTGCACCTACGACGAGCGCTGCACCTACGACGACCACCACGACCGCTGCACCAACTACCACGGCTGCGCCGCCCACACCCACGACAACGCCGCCAGCCACGCCACCAGGTGGATCCGTACTGGCCCCGGCCCCGACGCCAGTCGATACGACGCCGCCGAAGTTGACTTTGTGGAGCGCGTACCCGGCGCAGGCGGTCGGCCGACGCACGGTGTGTGTGTTCCTCACCTCCGACGAGCCGACGATCACCGCTTGGGCGATCGAACTCCCGGGCAAGGGAACGTTCAAGTCAGCGGTGACCGGCGTCTCAGACGGGCACCCGGCCGCGAGTTGCATCACCTTGCCCGCCTCGGCGCTGAGGAAGGGGAACAACCCCGCACGTTTCGTCGCCGTGGGCATCGATGCGCAGGTGAACTTCGCGTTCGACATCCGCGACACGGTCATCGCTCGCTGAACACCGCTCACCCGTTCGGTTGACCTCGCCGGTTCTCCGATAACCAGTGGTCGTGATCACGACCACTGGTTATCGGAGAACGGGTTTTTGAGGGCGAGGACCGGAGAATCAGATACCGATTCGCTGGGCGAGCAGCTCGCGGTGATAGGTCGGATCGCCGAGGAACAGCTCCGAGCTCTTCGCCCGCTTGAAGTACAGGTGCGCGGGGTGCTCCCACGTGAAGCCGATGCCGCCGTGAATCTGGATGTTCTCGGCGGTTGTGTGGAAGTACGCCTCCGAGCAGTAGCTCTTGGCCAGCGAGGCGACCGACGGCAGTTCGTCGTTCAGTTCCGAGGCGCACCAGCCGGCGTAGTAGGCGGCGGACTTGGCCGATTCGACCTCCAACAGCATGTCGGCGCACTTGTGCTTGATGGCCTGGAACGAACCGATCGGCCGGCCGAACTGCACGCGGTCCTTGGCGTACTGCACCGCCATCTCCAAGCACTCCTGGGCGCCGCCAACCTGCTCGGCGGCGAGGGCCACAGCGGCGAGGTCGAGGGTACGGCTCAAGATGTCCCAGCCGGAACCTTCCGCGCCGACGAGTCGGGCGGGGGTGTTGTCGAAGGTGACCTTCGCCTGCTTGCGGGTCTGGTCCATGGTCGACAGCGGGGTGGCGTTCAGGCCGGCGGCACCGCCCTCGACGGCGAACAGGCTCACCGCCCCGCCGGTTCGAGCGGCGACGAGGACGAGGTTCGCGGTGTGGCCGTCGAGCACGTACATCTTCTCGCCCGAGATCGTGTATCCGTCACCCGACTTCGTGGCCTCGATGGTGATACCAGCTTCATCCCAACGACCGTTGGCCTCGGTGAAGGCGAGGGTCGCGATGGTCTCGCCCGAGGCGATACCGGGCAGGTAGTCGGCCTTGGCGGCATCGTCGCCCGAAGACAGCAGCGCGTTCGTGGCGAGTGCGACGGTCGAAAAGAACGGGGCACACAACAGGCGGCGTCCCATCTCCTCGAGCACGACGATGAGTTCGACGTACCCGAACCCCTGCCCGCCGAACTCCTCAGGGATGATCAGGCTCTGCACGCCGAGCTGTTCGGCGAGCTGGCTCCACACCGCCGGGTCATAGCCCGACTCGGTTTCCATGAGCTCACGCACCGTCGACTCGGAGGACTTCGCGTTGAGGAAGTCGCGAACGATCTTGCGCAGTTCTTCTTGTTCTTCTGAGAAGGCGAAATTCATGGCGACATTCTGTGGCGTGTTGGCCGACGGCACAATCGGCGCGGTGTACACCGCTGTACACCATCGCTGTACATCGTCGCCAGAGCTTCGCTAAGGTCCGGCGATGGAACGCATCGGGGTACGCGATCTACGCGCCGATCTTTCGGCCCACCTGCGTCGGGCCGGAGCGGGCGAACGCATCGTCGTCACGATCGACGGCACGCCGGTCGCCCAACTCGGACCACTTGAGGCCGACCTCGACCACCTGACCATCGACGATCTCGCCGCCAAGGGGCTCATCATCGCGGCACGGCGCAGCGATCGGCCCGAACCGGAGTTCGTCATGCCCATGTGGGCGGGGACGCGCCTCGATCAACTCGTGCGTGAGGTGCGCGGCCGGTGACGCTCATGTTGGACACCACCGCGTTGTTGGCGCGCTATCTCGACGGCCCGTTTCGTCCGATCGTGCTGGACGCGATGCGCTCCGACGACGACTGGTGCGCGTCGGCGTTGGCCCTCAGCGAGGCATTGATGCTGATCGATCAGATCGGTGACGACCCCGAACGGGCGGATGTCTTACGGCGCACCCTGCGCGACGATTGGGAGCGCATCCACGTCGTACCGGTCGACCAGCGGTGCCTCGACCGAGCGAGCGAGTTGGGTCGGACCCAGCCGTTGCGCACGATTGACGCGCTTCACCTTGCGGCCGCGGATCGACTTCCACGACCGGTCCGGTTCGCGACGTTCGACCCCGCGCAGATTCCCGTCGCGTTGGCCCTCGGCTTCGATGTGGTGTCGACCGAGTCGTAGGACTGGTGCTCAGCCGCAGCTGATCAACCCCACTTGAACACCATGAACAACACGGTGATCACGACGACGAGCGACTCGACCATGCCGATGAGTCCCATCTTGTCGTTGTGACGCTTGATCGCCGCAGCGTCGCCGTCCTTCGCAGCGGCCTCGACCGCCCGGGAGCCGGGGGCATACACCATCCCACCGAGCGCTCCGCCGAGGATGATGGCGAAGAATCCAACCGACACGAACGGGTCGGACATCTTGAAAATTTCCTTGCTCATGCCCACGAGGCCCATGCCGGTGACGAAGAGCACGAGAAACGCCGCGCTCTTGATGCGCATCGACACCATGCGCTGAACACCAGCGAGCCAGCCGATGATCTCGTTCGATGCCCCGACGGCCCGCCCGTGGGTCACGCCGATGGCGACGTTCGCCCCGAACCAGACCGCCATCGCGAGAAGGTGAAGGACCAACAAGACGTTGTAACCGGTCGAACCAATAGCTGCGAGCATGTTCATGGCAGCTCAGCCTAGATGCCCGGCCCACGACATCGCCTACCACCCTCGCTTGCGGTGCCGATGCAACCACATCGGTTCCGCCCGGCTCTACGCCGCCATTTGGGGCAACATGGACCCATGGCCGACACCACGTTGCATCATGCCGACACCGATCTTGAGATTCACAAGGTCGTCGTCGGCCCGTTCGAGAACAACGTGTTCGTTCTGCGGTGTCGCCACACCGGCGAGGCGCTGCTCTTCGATGCCGCCAACGAGCACGATCGCCTCCTCGAACTCGCACGGGCACTAGGGGTTCGCCGCATCGTGGAGACCCACGGGCACTGGGATCACATCCAGGCCGTGACCGCGATGCGCGATGCCGGATTCTCCGTCGGGGTGACGACCGAGGACGCTGCGATGCTGCCGAGCTACGACGAGATCCTCGACGACGACACGGTCATCCAGGTCGGCGAATTGCGCGTGCGCACCATCCACACCCCAGGCCACACCCCCGGGTCGATGTGTTTCGTCGTCGAGAACAAGCCCCTACTCTTCAGCGGCGACACCCTGTTCCCCGGTGGTGCAGGCAACACGTCATTGGAGGGTGGCGACTTCACCGCGATCATGGCCTCCATCGACGAACGCCTCTACCGGGGCCTCGACGACAACACGATCGTCATGCCCGGCCACGGCCTCGACACGACCATCGGCGCCGAGAAACCTCATTTCGACGAATGGGTCGACCGGGGTTGGTAGCCGACCGGCGCCACCTGGACGAACTGGTTCTGTTACGTCGGGTTCGGGACCGGATCGACCGCGAGCACGCGCTGCCCCTCGATGTCGAATCACTCGCTCGCGATGCGGGCATGTCAGCCGGACACCTCAGTCGACAGTTCAAAGCCGCCTACGGCGAGCCGCCGTACTCGTACCTGATGACCCGTCGCGTCGAGCGGGCGATGATGCTGTTGCGTCGCGGGGACCTCAGCGTGACCGAGGTGTGTTTCGCCGTCGGATTCAGTTCCCTCGGCACGTTCAGCACTCGGTTCACCGAACTCGTCTCCATGTCGCCGAGCGCATATCGGCGGCTAGCTGCTGACGCCAACGCCGCCGCCACGGCTTCAACGCCAATCGGTGCGACCAACACCAACGGCATCCCGTCGTGCGTGGCCCGACACGCCACCAAACCGATCAGGAATCGAGAAGCCCTTCTGCGAGCACACCCGTAGGTTCGACACCATGAACATCACCATCCGCAACTCATTCCTTCCCCACATCGACCCAGATGCCTCAGTCGCGTTCTACCGCGACGTCCTCGGCTTTGAGGTCCGACTCGACGTCGGCTACGAGGACATGCGTTGGATCACCGTGGGACCCACGGGCCAACCGGACGTCTCGATCGTGCTGCAACCGCCGGTCGTCGACCCCGGCGTGTCCGAGGACGAACGGCGATCGATCGCCGAAATGATGGCAAAGGGTGTCTTCGCCGGAATCGTCCTCGCCACCCCGAACGTCGACGAGACGTTCGCCCAGATCGAAGCCCACGGTGTCGAGGTCATCCAGGAGCCGACCGACATGCCGTACGGGGCGCGGGACTGCGCGTTCAGGGACCCCGCCGGCAACATGGTGCGCCTCCAGCAGTGGGACTGATCGGCTGACCGCCGCCAGCGGACTTCGGCCCTGTTGACCAATCAGGCTTGGGTGCCTGGCCTTGATTTCCGGAGATCCTCGAGAATTCTCGAGGATTCTCGGCGTCTCGGGCTTCGTTGTCGGTGGTCGCGTTTAGAGTCATACATATGTTCGATGGCTTCGACAGCGAGCTGAATAGCCTGGGTGCCGGGATCGACGATGTTGCGGTCCTGTTCGAGCTGCAACGCCGTTTGGATCTGCACATGATCGACGCGCTCGGGGAGTTGGATGCTGTTGGGATGACCGACGTCGTCGAGGGCCTGTCCACCAAAGCGTGGGTGTCGAAGACGGCTCGTTGTTCGGGGGTGACCGCGGCCCGGCGGGTTTCGGTCGCTCGGGCGGTGCGGCGGCGGTATCGGCCCGACGTGTTGGACCGGCTGCGGTCCGGTGTCGTGGGGTTTGATCACCTGGTCGTGATCGGACGGTGGTCGAACCCGCGTATCGAACCCACCTGGTCCGACAACGCCGGGCCCATGCTGGACCTCGCCAAGCATTTGACGTTCGCGAAATGGGAAAGGGTCATCGCCGCGTTGGCACGCCTCGTCGACACCGACGGCACCGAACCCGCCCCACCAGCAGAAGAGTCCTGGCTCGATCTACGCGACATCCACGGCCCCGACGGTGTCATCGGTGTGGAGGTCGTCGGAGAGTTTTTCGGCGACTACGCGGAGGTTGTCCGCCAAGCCATCAACGACGCCACCGCACGTCACCGCAAACAGGTTCGAAACGACGCCGAACAGTTCGGCGGGTCACCGACAACATCAGAATCGCAGTTGCGGGCCAAAGCGTTGATGGACCTGTGCCGTTTCGGCACCCAGTTCACCCTGTCGGGCAACTACCGGCCAAGAACCGCAGAAGTGTCAGTGATTCTGCAGGCCGACGAACACGGCCAACCACGCGCGTATTCGCCTACGGGTGATCCACTCACCGCGGACGTGATCGAACGGATGATGTGTGACCCAGAACTCCGCGCTGTCCTGTTGGACTCGTTGGGCCAACCGTTGGATGTCGGCCACTCCGTGCGATTGGCGACCGATGCTCAACGCGCCGCACTCGCAGCGCGTGACGGGGGTTGTTGTTTCCCCGGCTGCGATGCTCCCGCACACCACACCGAAGCCCACCATGTTCGCCATCACCGCAACGGCGGCTCCACCGCGGTGAACAACCTGGCGTGCCTGTGCCGACACCACCACGGCCTGGTGCACCGCGTCGGCTGGGCCATGCACATCACCACCGACGGATGGACCCTCTACACCCACCCCTGCGGGATCACCATCTGGGGACAACAACACGGCGTACAACGCCAAGGCCCCATCCC
Coding sequences within it:
- a CDS encoding helix-turn-helix transcriptional regulator, with the protein product MSAGHLSRQFKAAYGEPPYSYLMTRRVERAMMLLRRGDLSVTEVCFAVGFSSLGTFSTRFTELVSMSPSAYRRLAADANAAATASTPIGATNTNGIPSCVARHATKPIRNREALLRAHP
- a CDS encoding VOC family protein is translated as MNITIRNSFLPHIDPDASVAFYRDVLGFEVRLDVGYEDMRWITVGPTGQPDVSIVLQPPVVDPGVSEDERRSIAEMMAKGVFAGIVLATPNVDETFAQIEAHGVEVIQEPTDMPYGARDCAFRDPAGNMVRLQQWD
- a CDS encoding lysophospholipase, whose amino-acid sequence is MAGEATMDSVLEVDGLRLSAHIARPTQDRGIPESLLPGVVVCHGFPVRGREAPASGKSFPELADRIAHEMGWLAMTMNFRGCGRSEGDFSLSGWVQDIEAAVSHLQDLGASAVWLAGFGSGGALTLCAGARRPDVRGVAAVSAPADFSDWARHPRRLVEHSRSVGVIKTPGYPFDFDRWAGEFRGLTAVSAAERLAPRPLLVMHGEVDDLVPSIDARAIADAHGNAELRIIAGGGHELRHDPRAIAVLLGWLNRQHNAAVADA
- a CDS encoding acyl-CoA/acyl-ACP dehydrogenase; this encodes MNFAFSEEQEELRKIVRDFLNAKSSESTVRELMETESGYDPAVWSQLAEQLGVQSLIIPEEFGGQGFGYVELIVVLEEMGRRLLCAPFFSTVALATNALLSSGDDAAKADYLPGIASGETIATLAFTEANGRWDEAGITIEATKSGDGYTISGEKMYVLDGHTANLVLVAARTGGAVSLFAVEGGAAGLNATPLSTMDQTRKQAKVTFDNTPARLVGAEGSGWDILSRTLDLAAVALAAEQVGGAQECLEMAVQYAKDRVQFGRPIGSFQAIKHKCADMLLEVESAKSAAYYAGWCASELNDELPSVASLAKSYCSEAYFHTTAENIQIHGGIGFTWEHPAHLYFKRAKSSELFLGDPTYHRELLAQRIGI
- a CDS encoding DEAD/DEAH box helicase; translated protein: MTGSTFLSRPGRVHAAFIPAEPPRSSRLALWHRDPEVVDALESLGARGSIDVVIPGDVGVERVEVDAVFLPMAAAIDWLMGSSNEMASTHALARVVRSALGLVARGLLQPSVSDDGTDRWVVSPLTSDDLIVRSLLVTHLPPSAHCIATGVGAERMQAAAEVVHGLIAAVVDSMPRTPGAAVAVDQVAWATGAAVDVSRLRSRLAGTEVHERVTVGLRVIPPLDEGLAFTCEVQVRSTSDPAVISSAAQLWAGEVDWVDRSAELEVLRTLRRGAERWKPLERLLELPEPVGMELDDSEAMELLANAASGLTMAGLEILVPAALTRSLRAHATVDSGWQRDGVGGLDLSAVVDLTWRATVDGEPVSEEELQRLADAQRPVVKLRGEWVVVDAAVISRIGRRDTLRASDALAAALGGFVSFDGQFVEVDVAGPIADLAERVRSAGALHDAVDPFGLNATLRPYQRRGVAWIDEMARLRLGGVLADDMGLGKTIQVIATLLRRLDDPDVTAIGPTLVVCPASVVANWQREITRFAPSLRCVAYVGLERSLPTLGADDVVVTTYGLARRDIDELVEIDWQLVVADEAQHIKNPTSATARAMRRFTSGSRLAMTGTPVENRLADLWALLDWTTPGLLGSLETFRRRIAIPIERDRDPLATERFARLIAPFVLRRRKDDPDIVPELPPKTETVHPVVLSAEQAGLYRAVSQELMVEIEAASGLARRGLVFKLLTALKQICNHPAQYLKQEGPLEHRSGKLEAFDELVDAICDAGDSVLVFTQYVVMGNLLSNRLRGRGIDARFLDGSTPLDRRADLVDRFQEREFQVFIISLKAGGTGLNLTAATHVIHYDRWWNPAVENQASDRAWRIGQDRPVQIHQLICEGTLEERIAELLDEKRALADAVVGAGEAWLAELTNDDLAELVELGVQA
- a CDS encoding MBL fold metallo-hydrolase; protein product: MADTTLHHADTDLEIHKVVVGPFENNVFVLRCRHTGEALLFDAANEHDRLLELARALGVRRIVETHGHWDHIQAVTAMRDAGFSVGVTTEDAAMLPSYDEILDDDTVIQVGELRVRTIHTPGHTPGSMCFVVENKPLLFSGDTLFPGGAGNTSLEGGDFTAIMASIDERLYRGLDDNTIVMPGHGLDTTIGAEKPHFDEWVDRGW
- a CDS encoding HNH endonuclease; translated protein: MFDGFDSELNSLGAGIDDVAVLFELQRRLDLHMIDALGELDAVGMTDVVEGLSTKAWVSKTARCSGVTAARRVSVARAVRRRYRPDVLDRLRSGVVGFDHLVVIGRWSNPRIEPTWSDNAGPMLDLAKHLTFAKWERVIAALARLVDTDGTEPAPPAEESWLDLRDIHGPDGVIGVEVVGEFFGDYAEVVRQAINDATARHRKQVRNDAEQFGGSPTTSESQLRAKALMDLCRFGTQFTLSGNYRPRTAEVSVILQADEHGQPRAYSPTGDPLTADVIERMMCDPELRAVLLDSLGQPLDVGHSVRLATDAQRAALAARDGGCCFPGCDAPAHHTEAHHVRHHRNGGSTAVNNLACLCRHHHGLVHRVGWAMHITTDGWTLYTHPCGITIWGQQHGVQRQGPIPEELNTQPEPPIRPKVKVRGGTIDLADAIATIRRRYDRMTATPNTRIHRPHDARRSNTGRNSGRTGRTGGATRAGRPTVGQLSLTPTKPPQPPIRQ
- a CDS encoding type II toxin-antitoxin system VapC family toxin — encoded protein: MLDTTALLARYLDGPFRPIVLDAMRSDDDWCASALALSEALMLIDQIGDDPERADVLRRTLRDDWERIHVVPVDQRCLDRASELGRTQPLRTIDALHLAAADRLPRPVRFATFDPAQIPVALALGFDVVSTES